Proteins found in one Magnolia sinica isolate HGM2019 chromosome 5, MsV1, whole genome shotgun sequence genomic segment:
- the LOC131245814 gene encoding uncharacterized protein LOC131245814: MSSNPHRVLTPVGASRKRKERDALDAPKASTSAAQAEPPPDNRLLAGYLAHEFLTKGTIFGQRWDPAGAEQATSLVADSKKPNPTSARPDPKATSPKRRAYADVAHLLKTDGTHIPGVLNPSQLTRWLQM; the protein is encoded by the coding sequence ATGTCGAGCAACCCCCATCGCGTTTTGACACCCGTTGGGGCGTCGAGAAAGCGAAAAGAGAGAGACGCCCTTGACGCTCCCAAGGCGTCAACATCCGCCGCACAAGCCGAGCCGCCTCCTGACAACCGGCTCCTAGCCGGCTACCTCGCCCACGAGTTCCTCACCAAAGGCACCATCTTCGGCCAGAGGTGGGACCCAGCTGGAGCCGAACAAGCCACATCACTTGTCGCCGATTCCAAGAAGCCGAACCCGACCAGCGCTCGACCCGATCCGAAAGCCACGTCACCCAAGCGGAGAGCCTACGCCGACGTGGCCCACCTTCTGAAGACCGATGGGACCCATATCCCAGGCGTTCTCAACCCTTCCCAGCTCACTCGATGGCTACAGATGTGA